The Mugil cephalus isolate CIBA_MC_2020 chromosome 19, CIBA_Mcephalus_1.1, whole genome shotgun sequence genome has a window encoding:
- the LOC124996824 gene encoding glycolipid transfer protein-like, with translation MSLLLENQFGELPPDKSVDTKAFLESVSHLPAFFDCLGSTVFSVIKSDINGNITKIRAVYVKDPAKYVTLQDILEAEREAHGAEWPKVGATLALMWLKRGLRFIQILLKSLADGERDENNPNLIRVNVTKAYEHALKKYHGWFVQKIFHAALIAAPYRSNFLKALSKGEEVKEEDCLANVRQFLINYTITVDAIYDMYTNLNAELDYTV, from the exons ATGTCTCTTTTACTGGAGAACCAGTTCGGCGAACTTCCCCCTGACAAGTCCGTGGACACAAAAGCCTTCCTGGAGTCCGTCTCTCATCTGCCTGCGTTTTTCG acTGCTTGGGGTCCACAGTGTTCTCGGTCATCAAATCAGACATTAATGGAAATATAACG AAAATCCGTGCAGTGTATGTGAAGGATCCTGCAAAGTATGTCACCCTGCAGGACATCCTGGAGGCAGAGCGGGAGGCCCACGGAGCGGAGTGGCCTAAAGTTGGGGCAACATTAGCTCTGATGTGGCTCAAGAG GGGTCTCCGTTTCATACAGATCCTGCTAAAGAGTTTGgcagatggagaaagagatgagAACAACCCAAACCTGATTCGGGTCAATGTCACCAAAGCCTATGAACACGCGCTGAAGAAATACCACGGCTGGTTTGTACAGAAGATTTTCCAT GCCGCGCTAATCGCAGCACCCTACAGATCAAACTTCCTCAAGGCTCTGTCAAAAggagaggaagtgaaagaggaGGACTGTCTGGCCAACGTGCGTCAGTTCCTGATCAACTACACCATCACTGTGGACGCCATCTACGACATGTACACGAATCTGAATGCAGAGCTGGACTACACCGTTTGA
- the LOC124996237 gene encoding protein FAM222A-like: protein MLACIQRRQTLSSQRLACTPKSLDVPPPPPLLLPVPPLQPSTHKGEAASIISRYPSPAELDAFAQKTANSPLSIKIFPSDVRVPQHKQLNKTVNGLDTTGQRYSPCSHPYSGGYQGLLAVVKASVVVKGVVKTSEGRRTKHANSQASVAPYNNPLNNGYAVRHGHKAYRISSCKPPDVPIERLCSSAGMASGDQSLAPQSELAEVQSLMRQMSRVPHSQALQLGGEARASPSLQAVAAVAHSDSDFVLGVPPQSSLAFVGAVLPAQGADIAKGDYAAWQRKAQMQQQQQQQQQQQQHYQQGAVRMYSGAQGHRAAEAGVGQSPETCLPLPCSSQLSYRQERVSSSSLKMQGELTVGQYFAPLWDGVVATPNSDCYTSQVLATGTCAARPRDLGFSHPHFHPNQHHHHHHHPHHPQRHHPQLHPPLPPPPPPPPPPHTQAYSTDQNLCCGLPSSSLCHAAVLSSSLQSLECLISEIHPPCIKERMLGRGYEAMGMPQLLEHQQQTHIHLPVYR, encoded by the exons ATGCTGGCCTGTATCCAGAGACGGCAGACCCTCTCGTCGCAGCGCTTGGCCTGCACGCCCAAAAGCCTGGATGttccaccgccgccgccgttACTGCTGCCAGTACCACCGCTGCAGCCAAGCACCCACAAAG GCGAGGCGGCTTCCATCATTTCTCGGTACCCTTCTCCTGCAGAGCTGGATGCTTTCGCCCAGAAAACCGCCAACAGCCCGCTGTCCATCAAAATCTTTCCGTCCGACGTGCGGGTGCCGCAGCACAAACAGCTCAACAAAACAGTCAACGGCTTGGACACCACGGGCCAGCGCTACAGCCCCTGTTCGCACCCGTACTCGGGAGGCTACCAGGGCTTGCTGGCCGTTGTCAAAGCCTCCGTGGTGGTCAAAGGTGTGGTGAAGACCTCCGAGGGCAGGAGGACTAAACACGCGAACAGCCAGGCGTCCGTGGCACCCTATAATAACCCTCTGAATAACGGCTACGCGGTCAGACATGGGCACAAGGCCTATCGCATAAGCTCATGTAAGCCCCCCGATGTGCCCATTGAGAGACTTTGTTCCAGTGCAGGGATGGCCTCTGGAGATCAGAGCCTGGCCCCCCAGTCCGAGCTGGCAGAGGTTCAAAGCCTGATGAGGCAGATGAGCAGAGTCCCCCACAGCCAGGCCCTGCAGCTTGGGGGGGAGGCCCGAGCCAGCCCCTCGCTGCAGGCCGTGGCTGCCGTGGCACATTCGGACTCGGACTTTGTCCTGGGTGTGCCGCCCCAGAGCAGCCTGGCCTTCGTCGGGGCAGTGCTGCCCGCACAGGGCGCAGACATAGCCAAAGGAGACTACGCCGCGTGGCAGCGCAAAGCtcaaatgcagcagcagcagcagcagcagcagcagcagcagcagcactatCAGCAGGGAGCAGTGAGGATGTACAGCGGCGCTCAGGGCCACAGAGCGGCGGAGGCGGGGGTCGGCCAGTCTCCTGAAACCTGCCTCCCTCTGCCGTGCTCCTCGCAGCTGTCGTACAGGCAGGAGCGAGTCAGCAGCTCCTCCCTGAAGATGCAGGGGGAGCTGACCGTCGGACAGTACTTCGCCCCTCTCTGGGACGGCGTCGTGGCAACCCCCAACAGCGACTGTTACACTTCTCAGGTGCTGGCAACGGGTACATGTGCGGCCAGGCCGAGAGACTTGGGGTTCTCCCATCCCCACTTCCACCCaaaccaacaccaccaccaccaccaccacccgcaCCACCCGCAGCGTCACCATCCTCAGCTCcaccctccccttcctcctcccccacctccccctcctcctcctcataccCAAGCCTACAGCACGGACCAAAACCTCTGTTGTGGGCTGCCTAGTTCTAGCCTGTGCCACGCTGCGGTGCTTAGCAGCAGCTTGCAGTCTCTGGAGTGCCTCATCAGTGAGATCCACCCTCCCTGCATCAAAGAGCGCATGCTGGGCCGCGGGTACGAAGCCATGGGGATGCCTCAGCTGCTGGAGCACCAGCAGCAAACCCACATCCACCTCCCCGTCTACAGATAA